The following proteins are co-located in the Dromiciops gliroides isolate mDroGli1 chromosome 2, mDroGli1.pri, whole genome shotgun sequence genome:
- the LOC122738489 gene encoding ribonuclease pancreatic-like has product MALERSLLLFPLLVMLVVSLVSSETSAERFERQHVDSDRPALNDNAYCNQMMRSRGMTKESCKQFNTFILESVWKIRAICWNTKAPCKHEFSNCHKSSKPLQVTECRLKGNAQYPQCKYQATNVKKHIIVACYGWPSLPVHLDSSKSDRCLK; this is encoded by the coding sequence ATGGCTCTGGAGAGATCCCTCCTGCTGTTCCCCTTGCTGGTAATGCTAGTAGTGAGTCTGGTCTCATCAGAGACCTCAGCAGAGAGGTTCGAGCGGCAACATGTGGACTCAGACCGCCCAGCCCTCAATGATAATGCCTACTGCAACCAGATGATGAGAAGCAGGGGTATGACAAAGGAGAgttgcaagcaattcaatacctTCATATTGGAGTCCGTCTGGAAGATCCGGGCTATCTGTTGGAATACAAAGGCCCCATGCAAGCACGAGTTTTCTAATTGCCACAAGAGCAGCAAACCCCTGCAGGTTACTGAGTGCCGACTAAAGGGCAATGCCCAGTACCCCCAATGCAAGTATCAGGCTACAAATGTCAAGAAACATATCATTGTGGCCTGCTATGGGTGGCCCTCTCTGCCTGTGCACCTCGattcttcaaagagtgatagatGCCTGAAATAG